The nucleotide window TTCTGACTGCACGAAATTCCGGTTTCAGGTTTTCCCTCGGCAAAACTCGACGCGCTGACTCAGCGGGGATATGTTCCTGCGCAGAATTAAATGCGGGGAGCTCCTAGCGCCGTACCTGCCTAATCGGGATAATAAACCGCGGACCGGGTAAGGTTTCGTGGAGGACGGGTAACTTCTCTAGCAGCTGACCTGTTTTGCGGCCAGATATTAGAATCTGAGAGGAAACTACCGCCCAAGTTGCCACCTTGAGACCAGTGAACTCGCTACATCGACGACAGAAAATATAGCCTGTTTTGCACTGAGCATACCTCAAGTTTTGGCGGTAGTTTGGACACATCGGTATATTGCATGGTTTTGGCTCTAAATATCAGTCACGCAGAAAAGAACATTTCTGTACAAGCAAGGAGTAGTAAACTATACAAGGTAAAGATTAGTTTGCAGACCTAATATAAAAGCGATGTTTGGATCATTTTTTGCAGTTCTGAAGCTGTATATGGTGTTTATCGGTCTGTACTGCTGGTCATACAAGAGGTTGGAGGACCACAATGTATCGGTGTATAACAATCTGATAGGGACGAATCGCCACACATCACTTACAATTGTGATTGCGCATCCAGATGATGAAGTGATGTTTTTCGCGCCCACGTTGCTGCAGTTGGATAACCTTATGGATAGTTCAATACCTTTTAAAGTTATTTGTTTGACTGACGGTGATTCTGATGGACTCGGTGCGATTAGAAGAACAGAGTTGAAAAAGGCTCTTCAGGTTCTGGTGCTGAACCACAGGGTGGTTCTTGAGGTCGGGGATCTTACAGATGGTATGGAAATTGAGTGGGAGAAAGAGTCGGTCAGGACAATGCTTCGCGGGTATATAAAGGACAGTAATCCGTTGATACTGACCTTTGACGAGCGTGGGGTCTCTGGACACAAGAACCATATTGCATGTGCCAATGCGATAAATGACTTGGCATATAAGCAGCTTCATCTAAAGACCGGAAAGAACATTTTACGGAAGTACTCTGGTTTCATTGTTGATCTCGTGCGCTTATTGCTTGGTTATCCGTTGGATACGGTCTTCATCAGCACGGCATTACAGTACTTGCATTCACTTGTCGCGATGCTGGTAGGACACAAATCGCAAATGGTCTGGTTTCGGTGGGGTTGGTGGGTACTAAGTAGGTATGTTTTTGCAAACGAATATTGAGTTGATGTACATATGCACTTATTTATATATCCTCTACATGATAGAAAGGTCAACCGCTTCGCTCTACCACCCATACAAGCAATGTTTTACCATAGCTTAAACCCGGTCAACGTGAAATCATCGTCTTCATCTAATTCAGCACCATCTGTTGAACCCTGCCCAGCTCTAGCTTTCTCAAATTCATTCTTCTGCTTTTCCATTACAAAATAGTCGCGCAATTCCTGACCGTGCATTGGATTGAGTTGCCATTGGTTAATGAATGCGGTGCATGCTTCGTAGTCATCTTGTAAGCACATATGTCTAATTATAAATTGTTGATATTTCATCAGGAGCAGATATTGGCTATCCTTCAGTGGTGTAGAATAGAAATAATGACTAAAGCAGTCGCCAAAGATCCTCAACGCATCTATTGCAGCCTCTATATCGTTTTGATGTTCGAGCACCTTCAACCTGGTACGCAAAATCGAGGTATCCGGTGGTATGCTCTTATTAGCCTTCGCATACGAAGTTCTCATGGCTTCCCAACAACATTTCTGAAACATATTAACGTTGGCTGAGTCCAAATTGAACATAGGGTCAGTCCACTTAAACAGTTTCCTCCAGAACTTCGGGTCAGGCTTTATATCAGGGTACATTTGGAAGAAGGATGACATTATTTCAAATCCATCGGAAAATCTCCCGTTGTATGCAAAAGATGAGATGATAGCTATTATAATCTGTCGGTCTGGATAAATGTATGAGTTTGAAGCGTTCATGTGGATAGGCTCGTTACTTTGTGCCCCAAGTGAGACTCCCCACATTTTGTTAATATAATGTTCGATAGAACTTAGTTGATTATGGAATCCTAATGCAGCAATAACATTTGCATGCATTTCCGCAGTTAGCAGGTGCATCCACTTATTATTATTCATTAGCTTTTCTATCATGGTAAATAACATCTTTTCGCCAAGTGGTTTGAATAACATCTGACGGGACCTTTTTGTAGGCCCTATCCCATGTCTTGTATATTTATTTCTTAACCAGAATCGCGGTATTGAACCAAGATACAGCTGAAAATAGTGGACCAATGTCTGTGTGTCCCTTGGTGCCTTATTGCCCTCGATTGAACCTCGTGTTATTGTACTTTGAAAAAGCTTACGGGCAGAACTGAGACCACTCAGGTACAATAACCGTTTTATGATGCGGTTTATATCGTTCTGCTGCAACAGCGATAGCGGCACGttttcttcaacttttGCAAGCTCGCAATAAAACGTTTTTAGCGCGTTCATTATCTTTAAAGAGTGTCCCTCGGAAGCAACGGAGATCAATGTTAGCGGTTCTAACAATGTCATGAGCCTATTAACTACAATAGAGATGTCTTCCTGTGATAAATTCTCCGGGATCGATAACGGTTTCCCTTCTCGCAGTTCATTCATGGCCTTTGTTGTAATTTCCGTTAAATTCTTCTTCCGCAATGTAATAGATGACTTATCTCCATCAAAATGTTTATTGCTAGCATGTAAACCATCATATTCTTTATGCAAAGATGCGGTAAACGACTGTAACGTTTCCGATGCGTTAGAAGATGCAGCTACTGTTAATGGACGAAAGTGCAGCGCAGAGTTGTTAAAACTACGCGCCACTTTTCTCACACCCCATTTAACAGCCATAGTTGGTTCTACCCCAAATAGACACAAGCAAATCTTCACTGTCAAGTTATAGGAGGATGAATATATTCGTGCATGCACATATCTCGTCGGTTCACCGACGTTTAAGAAATCAACTATCATTTGAAACGAGATTTTTATAACTGTATACGAACGTCATGTTTCGATACTTTAGGCGTCTAATTACTGGGTAACTAGTACTATGCAAACAATGGAAGTGAAGGACCAGCTAGATTACGGCATGTCAGGTGCAACTTCAGATAATGAAACTAAAATATCTACGGCGATCGGATCGCTAAAGATTTCATCGAGTTATAAGGATGTTGAGGGTAATAATGGCTCAAACCCTTCAGTTGACGAATCTCAATCAGGAAAGCTGAAAGATGGAGGGAAAAAGGATAAGAAGCATAAAAAGAGACAAAATAAGAACTTGACTCCTGAGGAAATAAACGAACTTAAAGCAATACGAAGGTTGAAGAAAGAATCAcaacaaaaaattaattCAGAAGAGTCAAATTTCATAACCAGAGATTTCCTTTCGTTGCCTATGAAACAGAATACCAATGGCTTTATTTTCACTATGATGACATATAATTGTCTTGCTCAAGCACTTATTAGGCGTCGTTTGTTTCCAACCAGTGGTAATGCATTGAAATGGCGCATTAGAAGCGAAACGTTGCTCAAGGAATTCAAACATTACAACTCCGATGTCATGTGTCTGCAAGAAATTGATCATGTGCAATATAAGCAATTTTGGAACATTGAGTTCCAAAAATTGGGTTATTCTTCTCAGATGCATAGGTTTCATAGTAGCGCACATGGGGTCGTAATTGCTTGGAGGAAATCGATGTTTGAGTTAGCAGACTATATGCTCATCGATTACGATAAAGAAAAGTCGGGTGTTATAAAGCCCATGAAGGCTACAAATAATGTAGGATTAGCTGTTGCATTGAAATTTTCGAAGGAAGTACTTCGCTCACATCCACACACAACAAAATCTGGTATTTTAGTTGGCACGTCCCATTTGTTTTGGCATCCATTTGGAACATATGAAAGAACCAGACAAACCTATGTATTACTCAGAAAGATGAAGGAATTCATGCATCGAGTGAATGTGTTTGGAAATAATACATCTGCCAAGAACACAAGCTGGTACTCCTTTATTTGTGGAGACTTTAATTCACAACCTTTTGACTCTCCATATTTATCGATGGTCAGTAAGCCGGTGGCTTATCATGGCAGAGCAAGAACGGTTATCACATGTAGTGCGGGGTATAACTTCAGCCAGTCAATTGATGAAGGTTCAGATGAAGAGAACAAGGAGGAGGAAAAACAACCTGCAACCCCAACTCCAGAATATTATAATGGAACAGAAAGGGAGTTCAGTTTAGTCAGTGAAATGGAGAAATTGCATAACTCAATTGATTTACGAGCTATCTCATTGTACTCGGTTGGATACAGATATGTTGACGCTGAAAACGCTGGGTTAGATAATGATCGTGGAGAACCTGAAATATCCAATTGGGCACATACATGGAAAGGACTGCTGGATTATATCATGTGTTTGACTGATTGGGATTTCTCAGACCATACAAAGCTTGATACTCTAGATCAATTAGAGCAAACTACTAATGTAAAAATTCTTGGGCTTTTAAAAATGCCCGCAGCTAAAGATATGCCAGAGCACGGTTTACCTCATTTGGGGGAGTATCCAAGTGACCACCTCTGTATGATGACTAGGTTAGAACTAGATATGTAATATGTAATATTTATTTTCACACTTCAAAGATTGAAAACGAAGTTAGCACTTGTGGCTGTCCTGTGCTGAGAATGCCGAAAGCCAGCCTCTGAATACTGCTCAGTGGTTTTAGCCTTTGGAACTTTTATAATCGCTTTATTGCGCTGCCTGTTATAACAAGTGTTCCAATAGTTCATATAACTGCAAAGATTGTGATGAGTTTCATCTTCTGATACCTTGAGAATTAAGTCTCGGAGAAGCTGCACCTTCTTCAATGTGGAATCAAGTTGTGGAGGAGGTCTATAAATAAATTGGGTTCCTTGATTGTCTTTTAGATATACATCAAGTAGGATCTCATGGAATGCGTTTAATGCAGGATTTTTGAAAGACGATGGAGTGTATGATCCCCGCAAATTAAAACGCCTAATAATATTCTTGGAAACGTTTAACATTGCCTGATATTCATCAGGATCTGATATATGTTGATTGAGATTGGAAATGACGGGGAACTTCCTTATATCTTCTAGAAATGGCAAATTAATTAAACAGTATGCATCTTTATGACCGTCAAGTACAGATGGTAACAATGTGAACACCATTGGGTTACCAGATTTTTTAATTACACCCCACAATAAAGCTGCCTgttttttcttcttcatagATCTGTATAAAGAAGCAAGGACATCTGCTGAGCCATCGTAACTACTATCAGGTGTCACATATGATGCCGTTGATATATTATCATAGTATTTTATCAGCTTTTGGATCTCATCAAATCCAATTAACTTTAAGAAAACATCATATCCAGGGTAATAGCTGCCGTTAAGTTCTGGCATTGACGGCAGTTCGAATTTACCATCCGCAACCTCATAAGCCTTTATTATGTTATTATCCGTGTATTCACCAGTATCTGCATTGTAAAACTTCCTATGAGTAAAAACCTCTTTAGTAGGATTATCTTCGTTTGTGACGTACTTGTATCTTCCACCCACCTTTTCCGTGGTTACAGCGTGTGAGCCTTTAATTCCTATTACAAAATTGCTTTCCTCATTTATAATAAATGGACATCTAAAATGAAACCTACTCGACTCCTTTTTCCGTAGAACTATAGATCTGATTGAAGACGCATCTATGCTGCAAGTAGAGGGGCCGCGATATTTAGCGGAGTCCTTTTCATCAAAAGGCGAAGCCAAGATCTCA belongs to Eremothecium sinecaudum strain ATCC 58844 chromosome IV, complete sequence and includes:
- the GPI12 gene encoding N-acetylglucosaminylphosphatidylinositol deacetylase (Syntenic homolog of Ashbya gossypii ABL120W; Syntenic homolog of Saccharomyces cerevisiae YMR281W (GPI12)); amino-acid sequence: MFGSFFAVLKLYMVFIGLYCWSYKRLEDHNVSVYNNLIGTNRHTSLTIVIAHPDDEVMFFAPTLLQLDNLMDSSIPFKVICLTDGDSDGLGAIRRTELKKALQVLVLNHRVVLEVGDLTDGMEIEWEKESVRTMLRGYIKDSNPLILTFDERGVSGHKNHIACANAINDLAYKQLHLKTGKNILRKYSGFIVDLVRLLLGYPLDTVFISTALQYLHSLVAMLVGHKSQMVWFRWGWWVLSRYVFANEY
- the AEP2 gene encoding Aep2p (Syntenic homolog of Ashbya gossypii ABL119C; Syntenic homolog of Saccharomyces cerevisiae YMR282C (AEP2)); the encoded protein is MIVDFLNVGEPTRYVHARIYSSSYNLTVKICLCLFGVEPTMAVKWGVRKVARSFNNSALHFRPLTVAASSNASETLQSFTASLHKEYDGLHASNKHFDGDKSSITLRKKNLTEITTKAMNELREGKPLSIPENLSQEDISIVVNRLMTLLEPLTLISVASEGHSLKIMNALKTFYCELAKVEENVPLSLLQQNDINRIIKRLLYLSGLSSARKLFQSTITRGSIEGNKAPRDTQTLVHYFQLYLGSIPRFWLRNKYTRHGIGPTKRSRQMLFKPLGEKMLFTMIEKLMNNNKWMHLLTAEMHANVIAALGFHNQLSSIEHYINKMWGVSLGAQSNEPIHMNASNSYIYPDRQIIIAIISSFAYNGRFSDGFEIMSSFFQMYPDIKPDPKFWRKLFKWTDPMFNLDSANVNMFQKCCWEAMRTSYAKANKSIPPDTSILRTRLKVLEHQNDIEAAIDALRIFGDCFSHYFYSTPLKDSQYLLLMKYQQFIIRHMCLQDDYEACTAFINQWQLNPMHGQELRDYFVMEKQKNEFEKARAGQGSTDGAELDEDDDFTLTGFKLW
- the NGL2 gene encoding RNA exonuclease (Syntenic homolog of Ashbya gossypii ABL118W; Syntenic homolog of Saccharomyces cerevisiae YMR285C (NGL2) and YML118W (NGL3)), which translates into the protein MQTMEVKDQLDYGMSGATSDNETKISTAIGSLKISSSYKDVEGNNGSNPSVDESQSGKLKDGGKKDKKHKKRQNKNLTPEEINELKAIRRLKKESQQKINSEESNFITRDFLSLPMKQNTNGFIFTMMTYNCLAQALIRRRLFPTSGNALKWRIRSETLLKEFKHYNSDVMCLQEIDHVQYKQFWNIEFQKLGYSSQMHRFHSSAHGVVIAWRKSMFELADYMLIDYDKEKSGVIKPMKATNNVGLAVALKFSKEVLRSHPHTTKSGILVGTSHLFWHPFGTYERTRQTYVLLRKMKEFMHRVNVFGNNTSAKNTSWYSFICGDFNSQPFDSPYLSMVSKPVAYHGRARTVITCSAGYNFSQSIDEGSDEENKEEEKQPATPTPEYYNGTEREFSLVSEMEKLHNSIDLRAISLYSVGYRYVDAENAGLDNDRGEPEISNWAHTWKGLLDYIMCLTDWDFSDHTKLDTLDQLEQTTNVKILGLLKMPAAKDMPEHGLPHLGEYPSDHLCMMTRLELDM
- the YKU70 gene encoding ATP-dependent DNA helicase YKU70 (Syntenic homolog of Ashbya gossypii ABL117C; Syntenic homolog of Saccharomyces cerevisiae YMR284W (YKU70)): MTSLVGGGPEGNDERVSNYEQHEAIIFCVELSNQMFESSQSLHDKAVISEILDALLELMAEMIKILPTMSIGCYFINSGHDLSEHGVYELFPLEGISIKNIIKMENINSSIRTGTMNGCEVLPLSDLGSTALVPIFRVLLEQFTHDFKKWPHGRRKIFLFTDNGYPSECASLEAKNTLRDIIIDLDKLFVNFVTFFLNSDIHPFNNYFYSEILASPFDEKDSAKYRGPSTCSIDASSIRSIVLRKKESSRFHFRCPFIINEESNFVIGIKGSHAVTTEKVGGRYKYVTNEDNPTKEVFTHRKFYNADTGEYTDNNIIKAYEVADGKFELPSMPELNGSYYPGYDVFLKLIGFDEIQKLIKYYDNISTASYVTPDSSYDGSADVLASLYRSMKKKKQAALLWGVIKKSGNPMVFTLLPSVLDGHKDAYCLINLPFLEDIRKFPVISNLNQHISDPDEYQAMLNVSKNIIRRFNLRGSYTPSSFKNPALNAFHEILLDVYLKDNQGTQFIYRPPPQLDSTLKKVQLLRDLILKVSEDETHHNLCSYMNYWNTCYNRQRNKAIIKVPKAKTTEQYSEAGFRHSQHRTATSANFVFNL